A single region of the Pyricularia oryzae 70-15 chromosome 4, whole genome shotgun sequence genome encodes:
- a CDS encoding tRNA wybutosine-synthesizing protein 3: MTITLNIPIPFLEKKAKIIAQLATPDSTYTDASPKGSVDVGIRELIAEINCQAGLVTTSSCAGRVSVFLEGKKAQNRVQVGGGDAQLAGTVGGKGGGGRWLYVSHEPFGDVGGRSWEEVLFGADGPGDDVADEGTGEAEERLVHFKFEPMILHILTASSEHAQSVIRCGLEAGFRESGAINLLGPQQQQQATPMVAIRSMGLGLESIIGTLAAGGLQCLVTPQYLAMLVRISNERFRQNAERIERFRLALQEEFGEKKQTGNPGWEDAAARRERKKAEGLRRREEIAKEKEKSNSANGNPDMSDEQPISIP, translated from the exons ATGACCATCACTCTCAATATCCCAATCCCTTTCttggaaaagaaagcaaagaTCATAGCCCAGCTGGCGACGCCCGATTCAACTTACACGGATGCGTCGCCCAAGGGCTCCGTAGACGTCGGGATCCGAGAGCTCATCGCCGAGATCAACTGTCAGGCCGGGCTCGTGACCACCAGCTCCTGTGCTGGACGGGTCAGCGTTTTCCTGGAGGGCAAAAAGGCCCAGAATCGGGTGCAAGTGGGAGGCGGTGATGCGCAGCTTGCCGGGACGGTTGGGGGCAAGGGAGGTGGTGGGAGGTGGCTGTATGTGAGCCACGAGCCTTTTGGCGATGTGGGTGGGAGGAGCTGGGAGGAGGTGCTATTTGGTGCCGACGGTCCCGGTGATGACGTTGCTGATGAGGGGACGGGGGAGGCAGAGGAAAGGCTTGTGCATTTTAAGTTTGAACCCATG ATCCTCCACATCCTCACCGCATCCTCAGAGCACGCCCAGTCTGTTATACGGTGCGGTCTGGAAGCCGGCTTCCGTGAGTCTGGAGCCATCAACCTACTCggcccgcagcagcagcagcaggccacCCCCATGGTTGCCATCAGGTCAATGGGCCTCGGGCTAGAGTCCATCATCGGCACGCTGGCCGCAGGCGGACTGCAGTGCCTAGTCACCCCGCAGTACCTAGCCATGCTGGTCAGGATATCAAACGAGAGGTTCCGGCAGAATGCGGAGCGGATCGAGCGTTTTCGCCTGGCTTTGCAGGAGGAGTTTGGGGAGAAGAAGCAAACGGGAAATCCCGGCTGGGAAGACGCGGCTGCGAGGAGGGagaggaagaaggccgagggGTTAAGAAGGAGGGAAGAGATTgccaaggagaaggaaaagTCAAACTCGGCAAATGGAAATCCTGATATGTCAGATGAGCAGCCAATATCAATACCATAA
- a CDS encoding palmitoyltransferase ERF2 yields MAGPPSIISSRMTDINSDDEGNKEAQGSTNGNRRSQLENLSRPGTARTGLSSRTQNQPLRHTLGKRTSAAASSVASGRPGSSLSRSHVPSLTSHAFFHPMSSQKLQAQRSGTRPTMLLRQHSRGDIELSRDGRSVTRQSVTSDFTNPQMMSRLAQSQSAYDSEQLRPPGSRGTEATDLDGGADRVTANTSPTYGHYPTGSLSESVRPLQKKPGEGRNNSLTVRVDRNYKSRDNLPTPVRTPRSFRSSFMLPTRNGSPQTGVNRDIQGGEKLESVASTPQLSPADAVAPTANASNGEKMAVAVGRNFEFFEGNTVFFLGGRFQNTRSTPINIATGSLVVIPSILWFAFSAPWLWENVSPAVPITFGYLFYICISSFVHASVSDPGILPRNLHQFPPPDENEDPLRLGPPTTDWTLIRSAESSTSAMEVPTKYCRTCNIWRPPRTHHCRLCDNCIETADHHCVWLNNCVGRRNYRYFFAFVTSTTLLSIYLLGSCLGQITTYASLENISVGQAIDHFRVPFALVIYGFLGFLYPAALMLYHVFLMARGETTREFLNSHKFLKKDRYRAFTQGNWVKNWIVVLCRPRPPTYYRFKEIAVQGDQRLAARKRSELRRAETKEGMEMQDVGPASVGFQGPTSRAAAAA; encoded by the exons ATGGCTGGACCACCTAGTATCATTTCCTCCCGGATGACGGATATCAACTCCGACGACGAAGGCAACAAGGAGGCACAGGGCTCAACCAACGGAAATCGTCGTAGCCAGTTGGAGAACCTCTCACGGCCGGGGACCGCAAGAACCGGGCTCTCTTCAAGGACTCAGAATCAACCCCTCCGCCATACCCTGGGCAAGCGTACCAGCGCTGCCGCAAGCAGTGTTGCGAGCGGGCGTCCTGGAAGCTCTCTTAGTCGGAGTCACGTCCCGTCGCTTACATCACATGCATTCTTCCATCCCATGAGCTCCCAAAAGCTTCAGGCTCAAAGAAGCGGGACTCGACCTACGATGTTGCTCCGACAGCATAGCCGTGGCGACATCGAGCTGTCCCGCGATGGGCGTAGTGTCACTCGCCAGAGTGTCACGTCGGATTTCACCAACCCGCAGATGATGTCACGCCTGGCTCAGTCGCAATCGGCATATGACAGCGAACAACTGCGGCCACCAGGATCACGCGGAACCGAGGCGACAGATCTTGATGGAGGAGCGGACAGGGTCACCGCAAATACCAGCCCGACTTATGGTCACTATCCGACTGGTAGCTTGTCGGAGAGCGTGCGACCACTTCAGAAGAAGCCCGGGGAGGGCAGGAATAACAGTCTCACTGTTCGTGTGGATAGGAACTACAAGTCAAGGGACAATCTTCCCACTCCGGTTAGGACCCCCCGCTCCTTCCGCTCCAGCTTCATGCTTCCGACACGGAATGGCTCACCGCAGACCGGTGTGAACCGGGATATTCAGGGCGGCGAGAAGCTCGAGTCCGTGGCTTCCACTCCTCAGCTCAGCCCAGCCGATGCTGTCGCCCCAACAGCAAACGCGTCGAATGGGGAAAAGATGGCCGTCGCCGTTGGTCGCAACTTCGAATTCTTCGAAGGCAACACTGTCTTCTTTCTGGGCGGGCGCTTCCAAAACACCCGGTCGACACCCATCAACATCGCTACCGGATCTCTCGTGGTAATCCCATCGATTCTGTGGTTTGCTTTCAGTGCACCGTGGCTCTGGGAAAACGTCTCGCCTGCAGTTCCCATAACCTTTGGATATCTGTTTTATATCTGCATTTCCTCTTTTGTCCACGCATCAGTGTCGGATCCAGGG ATCCTGCCGAGGAATCTACATCAGTTTCCTCCGCCGGACGAAAACGAAGATCCGCTGCGACTGGGTCCACCGACTACAGACTGGACACTGATAAGATCTGCCGAGAGCTCGACGTCAGCAATGGAAGTCCCGACCAAGTACTGCAGAACATGCAACATCTGGCGGCCACCGCGCACACATCACTGCCGCCTTTGCGATAACTGCATCGAGACTGCTGACCACCACTGCGTATGGCTCAACAACTGTGTGGGACGCCGCAATTACCGGTACTTCTTCGCATTCGTCACATCCACCACCCTACTCTCCATCTACCTCCTCGGATCCTGTCTAGGGCAGATAACGACATACGCTAGCCTGGAGAACATATCTGTCGGGCAAGCCATCGACCACTTCCGCGTACCGTTTGCTCTGGTCATCTACGGATTCCTGGGTTTCTTGTACCCTGCCGCCCTGATGCTCTACCATGTATTTTTGATGGCGAGAGGCGAGACGACAAGGGAGTTCCTCAACTCTCACAAGTTCTTGAAAAAGGACCGGTACAGAGCTTTCACCCAGGGCAACTGGGTCAAGAACTGGATCGTGGTGCTCTGCAGACCTCGGCCGCCCACATATTACCGCTTCAAGGAGATCGCGGTGCAAGGTGATCAAAGACTTGCGGCGAGGAAGAGATCGGAGCTCCGACGGGCCGAGACCAAGGAGGGCATGGAGATGCAAGATGTCGGGCCTGCAAGCGTAGGGTTTCAAGGGCCGACTTCCCGAGCCGCGGCTGCAGCATGA
- a CDS encoding phosphoadenosine phosphosulfate reductase yields MMTQPSSRESSPRMKPLHVKFEDAAEMDSGYCSASSSTASLPQVSFTPSHLRHINDQLEKMQAMDILRFCRVLFPNLYQTTAFGLTGLVTLDMLSKMEKESSFLPSVELIFLDTLYHFDETYQLVERVKERYSNVKMHVYKPADCGTVADFETKYGEKLYETSAEFYDWVAKVEPQQRAYSDLNVGAVLTGRRRSQGGQRNKIPIVEVDNETGIVKINPLVNWSFQDVQKYIKENDVPYNVLLDRGYKSVGDWHSTSPVAEGEDERAGRWKGQNKTECGIHNKKSRYAQFLEEADRKAAEAAKAAKAATAAAMQDSPVGSEIADDARWHAARRPGARRRQHHHQDHVPSAVTSSA; encoded by the coding sequence ATGATGACGCAACCATCATCCAGGGAGTCTTCTCCACGTATGAAGCCCCTCCACGTCAAGTTCGAGGACGCCGCAGAGATGGACTCGGGCTACtgctcggccagctcgtcgacgGCATCTCTCCCTCAGGTTTCCTTCACACCCTCTCACCTGCGCCATATCAACGACCAGCTCGAGAAGATGCAAGCCATGGACATCCTCCGCTTCTGCCGCGTCCTCTTCCCAAACCTATACCAGACGACGGCCTTTGGCCTGACGGGGCTCGTGACGCTTGACATGCTATCCAAGATGGAGAAGGAGTCTTCCTTCCTGCCTTCGGTCGAACTCATATTCCTCGACACCCTGTACCACTTTGACGAGACGTACCAGCTCGTCGAGAGGGTCAAGGAGCGGTACAGCAACGTCAAGATGCACGTGTACAAGCCGGCAGACTGCGGGACGGTGGCCGACTTCGAGACGAAGTACGGCGAGAAGCTGTATGAGACTAGCGCCGAGTTCTACGACTGGGTGGCCAAGGTCGAGCCCCAGCAGCGCGCCTACTCGGACCTCAACGTCGGTGCCGTCCTCACCGGCCGCCGCAGGTCTCAGGGCGGCCAGCGCAACAAGATCCCCATCGTCGAGGTCGACAACGAGACAGGCATCGTCAAGATCAACCCCCTCGTCAACTGGTCGTTCCAGGACGTGCAAAAGTACATCAAGGAGAACGACGTCCCGTACAACGTCCTGCTCGACAGGGGGTACAAGTCGGTCGGCGACTGGCACTCGACCAGCCCCGTGGCTGAGGGAGAGGACGAGAGGGCCGGAAGGTGGAAGGGTCAGAACAAGACCGAGTGCGGAATCCATAACAAGAAGTCGCGTTACGCCCAGTTTCTTGAGGAGGCCGACAGGAAGGCTGCGGAGGCTGCCAAGGCTGCCAAGGCTGCtacggcggcggccatgCAAGACTCGCCGGTCGGCAGCGAGATTGCAGATGATGCTCGCTGGCACGCTGCGAGGAGGCCAGGTGCTCGCCGGCGCCAACATCATCACCAGGACCATGTCCCTTCTGCCGTCACCTCATCCGCTTGA